The genome window CGGTAGCGAAGGCTGCAATAAGTGCCACGATGATCACCGGAGCTGACACCATGACGACGTTCATATCGCGGCCGGCGATCGCGCCCACAGTCCAAAAACGCATGCGGTTCAGGTTGTCGTTGTTGGTGAGAACCAGTCCGCTGGTTAATGATGACAACACAGCGGCTAGCGCGGCACCGCCGAGCACCAAGTTCAAGGGGCTCGCTGTCGCTTTCCCCACAGAGGCCAAGCCGAACACCAAGGCGGTGGCAGAGATTGCTCCACCGAATGCCCAGAGCGTCGTCGCAACATTCCCCGTCACTCCGAAGAATGCGAAACTCGAGACCACCGCGAAGGCCGCTCCGGCTGAAACCCCCAAAATGCCGGGATCCGCAAGCGGATTGCGTGTATGACCCTGAATCAACGCCCCCGCACAACCAAGTGCCATCCCAACAATCACACCGAGCAGGGCGCGGGGAATGCGGAGGTCAATGATCACCCGCGTATCGGTATCGCTATTTGAAGAATCGGATGATGACGAGAAATGGCTGAGAACATCCCATACCTTGGGCAACGGAATACTCCGTGACCCCAGTGCCATCGCAGCGCATAAACACACTGCAAGCAGCACGAGTAAAACAACCAGGCCGGTAATCCGACGCACATAGAGGCGTCGGCCGGCCTTGCTGCTACCAGGTGGCTGGGGTGAGCCATCGGCGGACGTCGGTGTCGGCGAAGCCGCCGGTGAATGAGTAACAGTCATAAGTGAGAGCGCAAATCAGTCAAGTGTGAACATCAATGGTCAGTGGCACTATGTCTATGCCGCGATATCTGTATGCACAGTATCAGGCCATAGCCTAACCTGAGTGCCCACATAGCTTAGCCCTAGCTTATAACATGGCGGAATCTACTTTCGATTTTCCCGGTACCACGAGATCAGAGAGTCTGTGCTGGCATCCCCGGTATCGACGCCTTTCTCTCCGGTGACGGCGGGCAGAAGCTCGCCGGCCTGCTTCTTACCCAACTCGACGCCCCACTGGTCGAAGGAGTTAATAGACCAGATTGTGCCCTCGGTGAAGACAATGTGCTCGTACAAAGCGATCAGCTGTCCAAGCACCGACGGCGTGAGAGCCGGCGCCAAGATCGTCGTCGTGGGTCGGTTGCCCGGCATGACCTTGTGAGGAACGATGCTGGGATCCACGCCTTCCGCGGTAATTTCGTCGGCAGTTTTACCGAAAGCCAGAACCTTCGTTTGTGCGAAGAAGTTCGACATGAGCAGATCATGCATGCTGCCCGTGCCGTCCGCCGTGGGGAGGTCATCGTTGGGGGTAGCAAACCCGATGAAGTCAGCTGGTACCAGCTGGGTGCCCTGGTGGAGCAACTGGAAGAAGGCGTGCTGGCCATTCGTTCCGGGCTCGCCCCAGTAGATTTCGCCCGTCGGTGCGGTGACCGGGGTGCCGTCGATACGAACGGACTT of Corynebacterium kroppenstedtii DSM 44385 contains these proteins:
- a CDS encoding FecCD family ABC transporter permease; this encodes MTVTHSPAASPTPTSADGSPQPPGSSKAGRRLYVRRITGLVVLLVLLAVCLCAAMALGSRSIPLPKVWDVLSHFSSSSDSSNSDTDTRVIIDLRIPRALLGVIVGMALGCAGALIQGHTRNPLADPGILGVSAGAAFAVVSSFAFFGVTGNVATTLWAFGGAISATALVFGLASVGKATASPLNLVLGGAALAAVLSSLTSGLVLTNNDNLNRMRFWTVGAIAGRDMNVVMVSAPVIIVALIAAFATGPTLNLLNLGDDAATSLGVHVGRSRIVGVILIALLAGAATAAAGPIGFVGLVVPHVVRSITGPDYRWILPYSALTGAVLVLVADIVGRLIARPGEVEVGIVLAFVGAPFFIYLISRNKVVEV